From Camelina sativa cultivar DH55 chromosome 7, Cs, whole genome shotgun sequence, one genomic window encodes:
- the LOC104702756 gene encoding uncharacterized protein LOC104702756 isoform X2, which produces MTSALGWRFSSSNGNGLAPSESERNGDMKIHDSEPPTPHSTTKMSLRDRTTSMEDPDGTLASVAQCIEQLRQGSSSAQEREYCLKQLLDLIEMRENAFSAVGSHSQAVPVLVSLLRSGSLGVKIQAATVLGSLCKENELRVKVLLGGCIPPLLGLLKSSSVEGQIAAAKTIYAVSEGGVKDHVGSKIFSTEGVVPVLWDQLRSGNKKGEVDGLLTGALKNLSSTTEGFWSETIRAGGVDVLVKLLASGQSSTLSNVCFLLACMMMEDASVCSSVLTADITKQLLKLLGSGNEAPVRAEAAAALKSLSAQSKEAKREIANSNGIPVLINATIAPSKEFMQGEYAQALQENAMCALANISGGLSYVISSLGQSLESCSSPAQTADTLGALASALMIYDGKAETTRASDPLVVEQTLLKQFKPRLPFLVQERTIEALASLYGNSILSIKLSNSDAKRLLVGLITMAVNEVQDELVKALLMLCNQEGSLWPALQGREGIQMLISLLGLSSEQQQECAVALLCLLSNENDESKWAITAAGGIPPLVQILETGSAKAREDSATILRNLCNHSEDIRACVESADAVPALLWLLKNGSANGKEIAAKTLNHLIHKSDTATISQLTALLTSDLPESKIYVLDALKSMLSVVPFNDMLRDGSASNDAIETMIKLMSSAKEETQANSASALAAIFQIRKDLRESALALKTLLSAIKLLNVDSEKILVESCRCLAAILLSIKENRDVAISAREALPTLVSLANSSVLEVAEQGMCALANLILDSEVSEKVIVEDIILSATRILREGTVSGKTLAAAAIARLLSRRRIDSALTDSVNRAGTVLALVSLLESADGRSDAISEALDALAIFSRSGGNGNVKPAWVVLTESPNSIAPIVSSIVSVANPSLQDKAIEVLSRLCRDQPMVLGNMVNNARDCVSSVAKRVINTRDPKIKIGGAAIIICAAKVNDEKMIENLNETQLCAKFVQALVRILDSSQISVQDQEKDEKDRICICIHPKEKEDEEQEATECREGSTGATVISGDNLAIWLLSVLSCHDEKSRAVILESEGIELITDRIGNRFIQADNGEDANIWVCALLLAILFQDREITRSHATMKAVPVLSNLVKSEEYADRYFAAQALASLVCNGSRGTLLSVANSGAAAGFISLLGCSDDDIKELLQLSQEFDLVRYPDQVALERLFRVEDIRVGATSRKAIPLLVELLKPIPDRPGAPLLALNLLTQLAGDCPQNMIVMVESGALEGLSKYLSLGPQDEQEEAATVLLGILFSSAEIRRHDSAFGAVSQLVAVLRLGGRGARYSAAKALDSLFTADHIRNAESSRQAVQPLVEILNTGSEREQHAAIAALVRLLSDNPSRALAVADVEMNAVDVLCRILSSNYTMELKGDAAELCYVLFANTRIRSTVAAARCVEPLVSLLVTEFSPAQHSVVRALDKLVDDEQLAELVAAHGAVVPLVGLLYGKNYVLHEAISRALVKLGKDRPACKLEMVKAGVIDCVLDILHEAPDFLCAAFSELLRILTNNATIAKGQSAAKVVEPLFNLLTRLEFGADGQHSALQVLVNILEHPQCRADYTLTPHQVIEPLIPLLESPSPAVQQLAAELLSHLLYEEHLQKDPLTQLAIGPLIHVLGSGIHLLQQRAVKALLSIALTWPNEIAKESGVSELSKVILQADPSLSNVLWESAASILVIILQFSSEFYLEVPVAVLVRLLRSASENTVVGALNALLVLESDDGTSAESMAESGAIEALLDLLRSHQCEDTAARLLEVLLNNVKIRDSKATKTAILPLSQYLLDPQTQAQQARLLATLALGDLFQNEALARSTDAASACRALVNVLEEQPTEEMKVVAICALQNLVMYSRSNKRAVAEAGGVQVVLDLISSSDPETSVQAAMFVKLLFSNHTVQEYASSETVRAITAAIEKDLWATGTVNDEYLKALNSLFNNFPRLRATEPATLSIPHLVTSLKTGSEATQEAALDALFLLRQAWSACPAEVSRAQSVAAADAIPLLQYLIQSGPPRFQEKAEFLLQCLPGTLVVTIKRGNNMKQSVGNPSVFCKITLGNNPPRQTKVISTGPNPEWDESFSWSFESPPKGQKLHISCKNKSKMGKSSFGKVTIQIDRVVMLGAVAGEYSLLPESKSGPRNLEIEFQWSNK; this is translated from the exons ATGACAAGTGCACTTGGATGGAGATTTTCTTCCAGTAATGGGAATGGCCTTGCCCCAAGCGAGTCG GAGAGAAATGGGGATATGAAGATACATGATTCAGAGCCCCCAACTCCACATTCAACCACAAAGATGAGTTTAAG AGACCGCACCACCAGCATGGAAGATCCAGACGGGACATTAGCAAGTGTTGCACAATGCATCGAGCAGCTGCGCCAAGGTTCATCATCTGCACAAGAAAGAGAATACTGCCTGAAGCAGTTACTGGACCTTATAGAAATGCGTGAAAATGCATTCAGCGCTGTCGGATCACACTCCCAAGCTGTGCCAGTACTTGTCTCTCTTCTACGATCAGGATCACTTGGAGTGAAGATACAAGCTGCAACCGTTTTGGGTTCACTCTGCAAGGAGAACGAACTTAGAGTTAAAGTGTTACTTGGGGGATGCATTCCCCCATTGCTTGGCCTTCTCAAATCCAGTTCAGTTGAAGGGCAGATCGCTGCAGCAAAGACAATCTATGCTGTTTCTGAAGGTGGTGTGAAAGACCATGTTGgatcaaaaatattttccacTGAGGGAGTTGTACCGGTTCTCTGGGACCAGTTGCGCAGTGGAAATAAGAAAGGAGAGGTTGATGGTTTGTTAACTGGTGCACTTAAGAACCTTTCTAGCACCACAGAAGGATTTTGGTCTGAGACAATTCGAGCTGGGGGAGTTGATGTACTTGTTAAGCTGCTTGCAAGCGGGCAGTCAAGCACACTATCTAATGTCTGCTTCCTTCTTGCGTGTATGATGATGGAGGACGCCTCCGTTTGTTCCAGTGTATTGACTGCGGACATTACAAAACAGCTTCTCAAGTTATTAGGATCAGGTAATGAAGCCCCAGTGAGGGCGGAGGCAGCTGCTGCTCTCAAGTCGCTTTCTGCTCAATCTAAGGAAGCAAAGCGAGAAATCGCTAATTCTAATGGTATTCCTGTTCTAATTAATGCAACAATAGCTCCATCGAAAGAATTCATGCAAGGTGAATATGCCcaagcactacaagaaaatgcaATGTGTGCCCTTGCTAATATTTCCGGTGGTTTGTCATATGTCATATCAAGCCTTGGTCAGAGCCTTGAATCTTGCTCTTCACCTGCTCAGACTGCTGACACCCTTGGGGCGTTAGCTTCAGCATTAATGATATATGACGGCAAGGCAGAAACTACTAGAGCATCTGATCCATTGGTCGTTGAGCAGACTCTGCTAAAGCAGTTCAAGCCTCGTCTACCATTCCTGGTGCAAGAACGTACAATTGAAGCACTTGCAAGTTTGTATGGGAATTCCATACTCTCTATCAAACTTTCCAACTCGGATGCAAAACGTTTGCTTGTTGGTCTAATAACAATGGCGGTGAATGAGGTTCAAGATGAGCTTGTAAAGGCTCTTCTGATGCTGTGTAACCAGGAAGGTAGCCTGTGGCCTGCCTTACAGGGTCGTGAAGGGATCCAAATGCTGATATCTCTTCTGGGTCTTTCGTCCGAACAGCAGCAAGAATGTGCTGTTGCACTTCTTTGCCTTCTGTCTAACGAAAATGATGAAAGCAAGTGGGCCATCACTGCTGCTGGAGGTATACCTCCACTTGTTCAAATTCTAGAGACTGGGTCGGCCAAAGCCAGGGAAGACTCTGCaaccatccttaggaacttgtGCAATCATAGTGAAGATATACGTGCTTGTGTTGAAAGTGCTGATGCTGTCCCTGCTCTCTTATGGCTACTAAAGAATGGTAGTGCAAACGGTAAAGAAATAGCCGCCAAGACATTGAATCATTTGATTCATAAATCAGATACTGCAACAATCAGTCAGCTTACTGCTTTGCTTACCAGTGATCTACCTGAGTCGAAAATTTACGTTTTGGATGCATTGAAGAGTATGCTTTCTGTGGTCCCATTCAATGACATGTTACGTGATGGCAGTGCTTCGAATGATGCTATTGAGACCATGATCAAGTTAATGAGCTCTGCAAAAGAAGAGACTCAAGCAAATTCAGCCTCAGCTCTTGCAGCTATCTTTCAGATCAGAAAGGATTTGCGTGAGAGCGCTCTAGCCCTCAAAACTCTCTTGTCTGCCATAAAACTGCTGAATGTGGATTCGGAGAAGATTCTTGTTGAGTCTTGCCGCTGTCTGGCTGCAATTTTACTTTCAATTAAGGAGAATCGGGATGTGGCCATTTCTGCCAGAGAAGCATTGCCTACTCTGGTTTCTCTTGCCAATTCTTCCGTTCTAGAAGTTGCTGAGCAAGGAATGTGCGCTTTGGCTAATCTTATATTGGACAGTGAAGTGTCAGAGAAGGTCATTGTCGAAGATATTATTTTGTCAGCCACTAGAATCTTACGTGAAGGTACAGTGTCTGGAAAGACACTTGCTGCTGCTGCAATTGCCCGCCTGCTTAGTCGTCGCCGAATTGATTCTGCGTTGACAGATTCTGTGAACCGTGCTGGAACAGTGCTTGCCTTAGTGTCTCTTCTAGAATCTGCCGACGGAAGATCTGATGCAATATCAGAAGCCCTAGATGCGCTTGCTATATTCTCAAGATCAGGAGGTAATGGAAATGTAAAACCAGCTTGGGTCGTTTTGACTGAATCTCCTAACAGCATAGCCCCAATAGTCTCATCTATAGTGAGTGTTGCCAATCCTTCACTACAGGACAAAGCTATTGAAGTATTGTCAAGACTTTGCCGAGATCAGCCTATGGTTTTGGGAAACATGGTCAACAATGCCAGAGATTGCGTGTCATCTGTAGCTAAAAGGGTGATAAATACCAGGGACccgaaaataaaaattggtggAGCTGCTATTATTATTTGTGCTGCCAAAGTTAACGACGAGAAGATGATAGAAAATTTGAATGAGACACAATTGTGTGCCAAATTCGTTCAAGCACTTGTGCGGATTCTAGATTCATCTCAGATTTCTGTGCAAGATCAGGAAAAGGATGAGAAAGATAGAATCTGCATATGCATTCatcccaaagaaaaagaagatgaagagcaaGAGGCAACAGAATGTAGAGAGGGTTCCACGGGAGCAACAGTTATTTCTGGTGACAATTTAGCCATTTGGTTGCTCTCGGTTCTTTCTTGTCATGATGAAAAGAGCAGAGCAGTAATATTGGAGTCGGAAGGCATCGAGTTGATTACTGACAGGATAGGCAACCGTTTTATCCAG GCTGATAATGGAGAAGACGCCAACATTTGGGTTTGTGCATTATTGCTAGCCATACTTTTCCAGGACAGAGAAATCACCCGCTCACATGCAACAATGAAGGCTGTTCCAGTGCTCTCAAATCTTGTGAAGTCAGAGGAATACGCAGACAGATATTTTGCAGCACAAGCTCTAGCTAGTCTTGTCTGTAACGGTAGTCGGGGAACTCTTCTATCTGTTGCAAACTCTGGTGCTGCGGCTGGGTTTATATCATTGCTTGGTTGTTCTGATGATGACATAAAAGAACTTCTACAGCTGTCGCAGGAGTTCGATTTAGTGCGGTACCCAGACCAGGTTGCCCTTGAAAGACTTTTCCGAGTTGAAGATATTAGAGTTGGGGCTACTTCTCGAAAAGCAATTCCCTTACTAGTTGAACTTCTTAAACCAATTCCAGACCGCCCCGGTGCTCCTCTTCTTGCACTTAATCTTCTAACTCAGCTTGCCGGAGACTGTCCACAAAATATGATTGTCATGGTAGAGTCAGGTGCTCTTGAGGGCCTCTCGAAATATCTTTCCCTTGGACCTCAGGACGAGCAAGAGGAAGCTGCAACAGTTCTTTTAGGCATCTTATTTAGCAGTGCTGAAATTCGAAGGCATGACTCAGCATTTGGTGCCGTCAGCCAACTTGTAGCAGTTTTGCGTCTAGGTGGAAGAGGAGCTAGGTACAGTGCTGCCAAGGCATTGGATAGTCTCTTTACCGCTGATCATATAAGAAATGCAGAGTCTTCTAGACAAGCTGTTCAGCCATTGGTAGAGATTCTCAACACTGGTTCAGAGAGGGAGCAGCATGCTGCTATTGCTGCACTTGTTAGGTTGTTGAGTGATAATCCATCACGGGCTTTGGCAGTTGCAGATGTGGAGATGAATGCGGTAGATGTTCTCTGCAGGATCCTTTCTTCAAACTATACGATGGAACTGAAGGGGGATGCTGCGGAGCTGTGCTATGTTCTGTTTGCAAATACAAGGATTAGGTCTACAGTTGCTGCAGCGCGTTGTGTTGAGCCACTTGTCTCTCTTCTTGTGACTGAGTTCAGCCCTGCTCAGCATTCAGTTGTACGTGCACTGGATAAGCTTGTCGATGATGAACAACTGGCTGAACTAGTTGCAGCTCATGGTGCTGTGGTTCCTCTTGTTGGCCTTCTCTATGGTAAAAACTATGTGCTTCATGAGGCGATATCCAGGGCTCTAGTAAAGTTAGGTAAGGACAGGCCTGCTTGTAAACTGGAAATGGTGAAAGCTGGAGTTATCGACTGCGTACTTGATATCCTCCACGAAGCTCCAGATTTTCTTTGTGCTGCGTTTTCGGAACTGCTTCGCATCCTCACAAATAATGCTACGATTGCCAAGGGACAATCTGCTGCGAAAGTGGTGGAGCCACTTTTCAATTTGCTGACAAGGTTGGAGTTTGGAGCTGATGGACAGCACAGTGCTCTGCAAGTTTTGGTCAATATCTTAGAACATCCACAATGCCGAGCTGATTATACACTTACACCGCACCAAGTGATTGAGCCGCTAATTCCGCTGCTGGAATCTCCATCCCCAGCAGTACAACAGTTGGCAGCTGAGCTTCTGTCTCATCTTCTCTACGAGGAGCATCTGCAGAAGGATCCATTAACACAACTTGCGATCGGACCTCTAATCCATGTGCTGGGATCCGGCATACACTTATTACAGCAAAGAGCTGTGAAAGCTCTCCTTAGCATTGCTCTAACTTGGCCAAATGAAATAGCTAAAGAAAGTGGTGTGAGTGAGCTGTCAAAG GTGATACTGCAAGCAGATCCATCACTTTCCAATGTGTTATGGGAGTCTGCAGCATCAATTTTGGTTATCATCTTGCAATTTAGCTCCGAATTTTACCTGGAAGTTCCTGTCGCTGTTCTTGTAAGACTGCTTCGTTCTGCTTCTGAAAACACCGTGGTTGGTGCACTTAACGCTCTTCTAGTGTTGGAAAGTGATGATGGAACCAGCGCAGAGTCCATGGCTGAAAGCGGTGCCATAGAAGCTCTACTTGATCTTTTAAGGTCTCATCAGTGTGAGGACACAGCAGCGAGACTGCTTGAGGTACTTCTCAACAACGTGAAGATAAGAGATTCAAAAGCCACCAAGACTGCAATCTTACCCTTGTCCCAGTACCTCTTGGATCCACAGACCCAAGCTCAGCAAGCGCGTTTACTGGCAACTTTGGCCCTCGGTGATCTTTTCCAGAATGAAGCACTCGCTAGAAGCACTGACGCAGCTTCTGCTTGCCGTGCTTTAGTTAATGTCCTCGAAGAACAACCCACTGAAGAAATGAAAGTAGTTGCTATATGTGCCCTGCAAAACCTTGTCATGTATAGCCGGTCTAACAAAAGAGCAGTTGCCGAGGCAGGTGGTGTGCAGGTTGTCTTGGATCTGATCAGTTCCAGTGATCCTGAAACATCTGTTCAGGCTGCAATGTTCGTAAAGCTACTTTTCTCTAATCACACCGTCCAAGAGTACGCATCTAGCGAGACTGTCCGAGCAATAACTG CTGCTATTGAGAAGGACTTGTGGGCCACTGGAACTGTGAATGATGAGTATCTAAAAGCTTTAAACTCTTTGTTTAACAACTTCCCACGCCTAAGGGCCACTGAGCCTGCAACACTAAGTATACCACATTTAGTTACATCCCTGAAGACAGGATCAGAGGCAACTCAAGAAGCTGCCTTGGATGCGTTGTTTCTTCTGCGACAAGCTTGGTCAGCCTGTCCGGCCGAAGTTTCCAGGGCCCAGTCAGTTGCTGCTGCAGACGCCATCCCCTTACTTCAGTACCTAATCCAATCAGGTCCACCGCGGTTCCAGGAGAAAGCTGAATTCCTCTTGCAGTGTTTGCCAGGTACGCTGGTGGTCACTATCAAGCGCGGTAACAACATGAAACAATCCGTTGGTAACCCGAGCGTGTTCTGCAAGATCACACTCGGTAACAATCCTCCTAGACAAACCAAG GTGATATCTACAGGTCCTAACCCAGAGTGGGACGAGAGTTTCTCATGGTCATTTGAAAGCCCTCCCAAAGGTCAAAAACTCCACATATCATGCAAGAACAAGAGCAAAATGGGAAAG aGTTCCTTTGGAAAAGTAACGATCCAAATCGACAGGGTGGTGATGCTGGGAGCAGTTGCAGGTGAATACAGTTTGTTACCTGAAAGTAAAAGTGGCCCCAGAAATCTTGAGATAGAATTCCAGTGGTCTAACAAGTAA